One part of the Torulaspora delbrueckii CBS 1146 chromosome 8, complete genome genome encodes these proteins:
- the GDB1 gene encoding bifunctional 4-alpha-glucanotransferase/amylo-alpha-1,6-glucosidase (similar to Saccharomyces cerevisiae GDB1 (YPR184W); ancestral locus Anc_7.541), with translation MDRTVLLRLSDSGEPLVSCAYGKGVLTLPSLPLPKDWSLKSPLFTVRLLVGAGSPVARDGLVWHNCPPDAGTGFDRNRFYKRRISTSFHRDDMIDLPVYSPGPYCFYLSFRNEHEVLETTRKFYFVVPPTLQINGHSMQLDSIALQSVISKWMGSDWDKVFARIAAKGYNMIHFTPLQERGESNSPYSIKDQLKFDPDYFQDEEQVHRMVSGLQKKYNMLSLTDIVFNHTANNSPWLLEHPDAGYSAETAPHLTAAIELDRQLLEFSSNLKRLGYPVDLKNTDDLFKVMDGIKVHVLGSLKLWEFYVVDVPGTVDSVKKLWDDASSEESPLEVPSDIVKDNFVQIAEFVRAHATAEEFGGLAGRNGNQIDTKRFIKVLKNLYGESFENEILDHAHKILDEVNLPLYQSYDDDVSEILEQLFNRIKYLRIDDHGPKQGPITDKLPLTEPYFTRFRANDGREYALANNGWIWNGNPLVDFASNKSRAYLRREVIVWGDCVKLRYGRGPQDSPYLWERISKYVKINAKIFDGFRIDNCHSTPLHVAEYFLDLARSVNPNLYVVAELFSGSETMDCLFVERLGISSLIREAMQAWSVDELSRLIHKHGGRPIGSYKFLPLDNFPFPADLETNQNFHEPRSGYISSASEILIPKILTAAPPHALFMDCTHDNETPYQKRTVEDTLPNAALVALCSSAIGSVYGYDEIFPELLDLVQEKRVYDVKDGNGIGEVKSKLNGIRAEISQLGSDIEDAEMHVHHAGQYITFHRTDAKTGSGWYLVARTKFDEGGEEQPLPQLQLSQTACKFQFAYSLKKNGEVPHDEKLLKGIPTKLVEIKAVQTDFDSAKKISIITVNEAFPQGSIAIFKTQQLGVDESLDQFIRSQALKATANVDLDSLNSILYRSEPEEYDSSAGRNGAYDIPNYGKLVYCGLQGWVSVLHPIIFSNDLAHPLSENLRNGPWAFDYIINRLGSYRDGAGVTDVQTWLRDRFDRIRDIPHYLAPSYFALVIGLLYGCCRFRAMQLMSANIGKSTLFVQSLSMTSIQMVSRMRSTSILPKENVPAMAAGLPHFSTDYMRCWGRDVFISLRGLLLTTGRFDEAKSHILAFAKTLKHGLIPNLLDAGRNPRYNARDAAWFFFQAIQDYVDIVPSGESILKEKVTRRFPLDDTYITFDDPKAFSYSSTLEEVMYEILVRHAKGIKYREANAGPNLDRVMKDEGFNVEVHVDWSTGLIHGGSQFNCGTWMDKMGESEKAGSVGVPGTPRDGAAVEINGLLKSALRFVNELNENGKFKFTKVEKEDGTEISLKEWEKLLLNNFEKKFYVPEDPADDCKYDIDSKIVNRRGIYKDLYRSGKPYEDYQLRPNFAIAMAVAPELFTPKLAVHAINEADKILRGPVGMRTLDPSDYNYRPYYNNGEDSEDFATSKGRNYHQGPEWVWLYGYFLRSFHRFNFLTDPRAQNDAKTAPSSYLYQQLFSRMVKHTEWIAESPWAGITELTNKDGQLCNDSSPTQAWSTGCLLDLFYDLWSKYEDSSDH, from the coding sequence ATGGATCGAACGGTGCTTCTAAGGTTGAGCGACTCGGGCGAGCCGCTCGTTAGTTGCGCGTACGGTAAAGGTGTGCTTACTTTACCTTCGCTTCCACTTCCAAAAGACTGGTCATTGAAGTCGCCATTGTTTACTGTGAGACTATTGGTTGGGGCAGGTTCTCCAGTGGCTAGAGATGGGCTTGTTTGGCACAATTGTCCGCCAGATGCTGGCACTGGCTTTGACAGAAACCGTTTTTACAAGCGTAGGATCTCTACGAGCTTCCATCGAGATGACATGATCGATTTACCAGTTTATAGTCCGGGTCCATACTGTTTCTATCTATCCTTCAGAAATGAGCATGAAGTTCTCGAGACTACACGCAAGTTTTACTTTGTGGTGCCCCCAACCTTACAAATAAATGGTCATTCCATGCAATTAGACTCTATTGCCTTGCAAAGTGTTATTTCCAAGTGGATGGGTTCCGATTGGGATAAGGtatttgcaagaattgCTGCGAAGGGCTATAATATGATTCATTTCACTCCTTTGCAAGAGCGTGGAGAGTCCAATTCGCCTTATTCAATTAAAGATCAGCTCAAATTCGATCCAGACTACTTCCAGGATGAGGAGCAAGTTCATAGAATGGTCAGTGGGTTGCAAAAGAAGTACAACATGCTTTCCCTAACAGATATTGTTTTTAATCACACAGCAAATAACTCACCTTGGCTCTTGGAACATCCAGATGCTGGTTACAGCGCCGAGACTGCTCCACATCTGACAGCTGCTATCGAACTGGACCGCCAATTGCTGGAGTTCAGCagcaatttgaagagactTGGATACCCcgttgatttgaaaaataccGATGATCTGTTCAAGGTTATGGATGGTATCAAAGTGCACGTATTGGGCTCTCTAAAGCTGTGGGAATTCTACGTGGTGGATGTGCCAGGCACTGTAGACAGCGTTAAAAAGTTGTGGGATGATGCTAGCAGTGAAGAAAGTCCTTTAGAGGTCCCTAGCGATATAGTGAAAGACAATTTCGTCCAGATCGCGGAGTTCGTGCGCGCACATGCTACTGCCGAAGAATTTGGAGGACTTGCAGGACGTAATGGTAATCAAATCGATACAAAAAGATTTatcaaagttttgaaaaaccTATACGGTGAGTCCTTCGAGAATGAGATCCTTGATCATGCGCACAAGATCCTAGACGAAGTGAATTTACCGCTCTATCAGAGTTACGACGACGATGTGAGCGAGATCCTCGAGCAACTATTCAACCGTATCAAGTATCTAAGAATTGACGACCATGGGCCAAAACAGGGGCCAATCACAGATAAGCTGCCATTGACAGAGCCATATTTCACCAGGTTTAGAGCGAATGATGGCCGGGAATATGCGCTGGCAAACAATGGTTGGATATGGAACGGTAACCCTTTGGTCGATTTTGCCTCGAATAAGTCGAGAGCTTACTTGCGTAGAGAAGTGATTGTATGGGGAGACTGTGTCAAGTTGAGATACGGTAGAGGTCCACAGGATTCACCTTACCTATGGGAAAGAATATCCAAGTATGTGAAAATAAATGCTAAAATATTCGATGGCTTCAGAATCGATAATTGTCACTCGACGCCTTTGCATGTGGCAGAGTATTTTTTAGATCTCGCAAGAAGCGTTAATCCAAATCTTTATGTCGTCGCAGAACTGTTCTCCGGTTCCGAAACGATGGATTGCctatttgttgaaagacTAGGTATCTCGTCCCTAATCAGAGAGGCCATGCAAGCTTGGTCTGTCGATGAGCTTAGCCGCCTTATCCACAAGCACGGTGGTAGGCCCATTGGTTCTTACAAATTTCTTCCCCTTGATAACTTCCCATTTCCTGCGGATCTAGAGACCAATCAAAATTTCCATGAGCCACGGAGTGGCTACATTAGTTCAGCATCCGAAATCCTGATCCCCAAGATTTTGACAGCAGCTCCTCCACATGCTCTATTCATGGATTGTACTCATGACAACGAGACTCCTTATCAAAAGAGAACGGTCGAGGATACTTTACCAAACGCAGCACTAGTCGCGTTGTGCTCGAGTGCGATTGGTTCTGTCTATGGTTACGACGAAATCTTCCCAGAACTACTAGATCTGGTTCAAGAGAAGAGGGTTTATGATGTTAAAGATGGTAATGGCATAGGCGAGGTCAAATCAAAGTTGAACGGTATTCGAGCGGAAATTAGTCAATTGGGCTctgatattgaggatgCAGAAATGCACGTTCACCATGCTGGTCAATATATTACTTTCCATCGTACAGATGCAAAAACAGGTAGCGGTTGGTATCTGGTTGCTAGAAcgaaatttgatgaaggtggAGAAGAACAACCTTTACCTCAACTACAACTGTCTCAGACCGCTTGCAAATTCCAATTTGCgtactctttgaaaaagaatGGTGAAGTTCCCCACGATGAAAAGCTGCTCAAAGGTATTCCAACCAAGTTGGTCGAGATAAAGGCTGTTCAGACTGACTTTGACAGCGCTAAGAAGATATCAATCATCACTGTAAATGAAGCATTTCCCCAGGGTTCGATTGCCATCTTCAAAACCCAGCAGTTAGGTGTTGATGAGAGTCTGGACCAATTTATCAGGTCCCAGGCATTAAAAGCCACAGCAAACGTCGACCTGGATTCTCTGAATTCAATTTTGTATCGTTCAGAACCAGAGGAATATGACAGCTCTGCTGGTCGTAATGGAGCATATGATATACCGAACTATGGCAAACTTGTCTATTGTGGTTTGCAAGGCTGGGTGTCTGTCTTACATCCGATCATTTTCTCTAATGACTTAGCCCACCCATTGAGCGAGAATTTACGTAATGGACCTTGGGCCTTCGAttatatcatcaacagGCTGGGCTCGTATAGAGATGGAGCAGGTGTAACTGACGTTCAAACGTGGTTGCGTGACAGATTTGACAGAATCAGGGATATTCCGCATTATCTCGCTCCAAGCTACTTCGCACTGGTGATTGGACTACTTTATGGTTGTTGCCGATTCCGTGCCATGCAGTTGATGTCTGCCAACATAGGGAAATCAACATTGTTTGTTCAGAGTTTGTCAATGACTTCTATTCAAATGGTGTCGCGGATGAGATCGACCTCTATCCTACCGAAGGAAAACGTTCCTGCAATGGCGGCTGGCTTACCGCATTTCAGCACTGATTATATGAGATGTTGGGGTAGAGATGTGTTCATATCGTTGAGGGGTTTGCTACTGACAACCGGAAGATTTGATGAAGCGAAATCTCATATTCTTGCATTTGCTAAGACTTTGAAGCATGGTTTGATTCCCAACTTACTCGACGCAGGAAGAAACCCAAGGTATAACGCTCGTGATGCTGCATGGTTTTTCTTCCAAGCAATCCAGGATTATGTCGATATAGTACCCAGTGGAGAGTCAATTTTAAAGGAAAAAGTCACTAGACGTTTCCCGCTAGACGACACATACATAACTTTCGATGATCCAAAGGCTTTTAGCTACTCAAGCACGCTTGAAGAGGTGATGTATGAGATACTCGTCAGACACGCCAAAGGGATTAAGTACAGAGAGGCTAATGCGGGGCCAAACTTGGATAGGGTCATGAAGGATGAAGGTTTCAATGTCGAAGTTCATGTCGATTGGTCCACCGGATTGATTCACGGAGGTTCGCAATTCAATTGCGGTACTTGGATGGATAAAATGGgtgaaagtgaaaaagCAGGTTCTGTGGGTGTTCCTGGTACCCCAAGAGACGGCGCTGCCGTTGAAATCAATGGGCTATTGAAAAGTGCTCTGAGATTTGTCAACGAGCTTAATGAAAATGGGAAGTTCAAGTTCACTaaagttgagaaagaagatggtACAGAGATAAGTTTAAAGGAGTGGGAAAAGTTActattgaacaattttgagaagaaattctaCGTGCCAGAAGATCCTGCTGATGATTGCAAGTACGACATCGACAGCAAAATTGTCAACCGAAGAGGTATATACAAGGATTTGTACCGGTCCGGAAAACCCTATGAGGATTATCAACTAAGACCCAATTTTGCCATTGCCATGGCAGTAGCACCTGAACTCTTCACGCCGAAGCTAGCTGTCCACGCCATTAACGAAGCAGATAAGATACTGAGAGGACCCGTCGGTATGCGCACTTTGGATCCAAGTGACTACAACTACCGCCCTTACTACAACAACGGCGAGGACTCCGAGGACTTTGCCACATCTAAGGGAAGAAATTATCACCAAGGCCCCGAATGGGTATGGCTTTACGGCTATTTTCTCAGGTCATTCCATCGTTTCAATTTCCTCACAGATCCAAGAGCCCAGAACGACGCAAAAACTGCACCATCGTCCTACCTATACCAGCAACTCTTCTCACGAATGGTTAAGCACACTGAGTGGATTGCCGAGAGTCCCTGGGCTGGTATAACAGAGCTCACGAACAAAGATGGCCAGTTGTGTAACGACTCGAGCCCAACCCAAGCCTGGAGTACAGGTTGTCTACTGGACCTATTCTACGACCTCTGGAGCAAGTACGAGGATTCAAGTGACCACTAA
- the DPM1 gene encoding dolichyl-phosphate beta-D-mannosyltransferase (similar to Saccharomyces cerevisiae DPM1 (YPR183W); ancestral locus Anc_7.540), which translates to MAITNSIIVPAYKEKLNIKPLTTRLFAALGNEACKTTELIFVDDNSQDGSVEEVEALKKSGYNVRIIVRTDERGLSSAVLRGFHEAQGEYLVCMDADLQHPPESVPQLLESLRSHPFAIGTRYAPGVGIDKDWPLYRRVISSTARAMAKPLTSASDPMSGFFGLQKKYLTDADPASINSQGFKIALELLAKLPLPRTASAVGEVPFSFGVRTEGESKLSGKVVVQYLVQLKELYCFRYGANNLVLFVVFWAILVIYALYQLYSLVF; encoded by the coding sequence ATGGCTATCACGAATTCAATCATTGTTCCTGCATACAAGGAGAAACTAAACATCAAGCCATTGACCACTCGGTTGTTCGCTGCACTCGGTAATGAGGCTTGCAAGACCACGGAATTAATCTTCGTTGATGACAACTCCCAAGATGGGTCTGtagaagaagttgaagcaCTCAAGAAAAGTGGCTACAACGTTCGTATTATTGTAAGAACCGATGAACGTGGCCTTTCGTCTGCTGTCCTGCGTGGGTTTCACGAAGCTCAAGGTGAATACCTTGTCTGTATGGATGCAGACTTACAACACCCTCCAGAGAGTGTTCCTCAACTCTTGGAGTCTTTGAGAAGCCATCCATTTGCCATTGGTACTCGTTATGCTCCTGGGGTCGGTATCGACAAGGACTGGCCTCTATATAGAAGAGTTATCTCTTCAACTGCCCGTGCCATGGCTAAACCTCTAACATCTGCTTCTGACCCCATGAGCGGTTTCTTTGGGCTACAGAAGAAGTATCTCACTGACGCAGATCCTGCATCGATTAATTCGCAAGGTTTTAAGATCGCGCTCGAACTTCTAGCTAAGCTGCCACTCCCAAGAACAGCCTCAGCTGTGGGTGAAGTGCCATTCTCATTCGGTGTGCGTACTGAAGGTGAATCTAAGCTCTCGGGTAAAGTTGTCGTGCAATACTTGGTGCAATTAAAGGAATTGTACTGTTTCCGCTACGGAGCCAATAACCTAGTGCTGTTTGTTGTCTTCTGGGCTATCCTAGTCATTTACGCCCTATACCAACTCTACAGCCTCGTATTCTAG
- the SMX3 gene encoding mRNA splicing protein SMX3 (similar to Saccharomyces cerevisiae SMX3 (YPR182W); ancestral locus Anc_7.539), producing MSFTPVNPKPFLRELVDQPVVVTLKFNSTQYRGTLVSTDNYFNVRLRDAEEFVDGRSRGTVGEIFVRCNNVLWIGQPQPEAAE from the coding sequence ATGTCGTTCACGCCAGTGAACCCCAAACCGTTCCTGCGCGAGCTAGTGGACCAACCGGTGGTTGTGACGCTCAAGTTTAATAGTACACAGTATCGGGGAACGCTAGTGTCGACCGACAATTACTTCAACGTGAGGCTGCGGGACGCAGAGGAGTTCGTCGACGGCCGTTCTCGCGGAACTGTTGGTGAAATCTTTGTGCGTTGCAACAACGTCCTGTGGATCGGACAACCCCAGCCAGAAGCTGCCGAATGA
- the GAB1 gene encoding GPI-anchor transamidase subunit GAB1 (similar to Saccharomyces cerevisiae GAB1 (YLR459W); ancestral locus Anc_7.538): METPERWVVLVCVAVRMIVSLSFPQLQQQLDKSVEFSTPFTSYRSLREGVYMLKQGFELYNGGVIHHSPLLVVLMSLIEPEFLVSLLYACLDALIAYQLACIARCFSKSITIPAWIPCLLYSLNPLALLSCVSRSSVIFTNVCISTAVLHALQGNVLVASVAIATAGYLSLYPLLLVFPLFAIFETRSSRVKAAAITSFTVAVLLTLSYTACGNNWAFLDATYGSLVRFDKLFPNLGLWWYFFAEMFDAYVPFFKAVFNIVVVSFIAPLTVRFYRQPCYAFVLCVGWITLTKPYPTLGDAGFLLGFLPLFHPLFGYLRYSALSCLLFLHAVVLSPIFYHLWVDLGSGNSNFFYAITLVYALAIASIVADLCWAMLRFEYDHGKPNYQLKVTQI; this comes from the coding sequence ATGGAGACCCCTGAAAGATGGGTTGTACTGGTGTGTGTGGCCGTGCGGATGATTGTTTCCCTCTCCTTCCCCCAGTTACAACAACAGCTCGATAAGTCTGTTGAGTTCTCTACACCGTTCACTTCTTACCGGTCCCTGCGTGAGGGCGTTTACATGTTGAAGCAAGGCTTTGAACTCTACAATGGTGGTGTAATTCACCATTCGCCACTATTGGTAGTTTTGATGTCATTAATTGAGCCAGAATTTTTGGTTTCCCTCCTTTATGCATGTTTGGACGCCCTAATCGCGTACCAACTGGCGTGTATAGCGCGTTGTTTCAGCAAATCTATTACCATACCCGCATGGATACCCTGTTTGCTATACTCTCTCAATCCTTTGGCGCTTTTATCTTGCGTGAGCAGATCGTCAGTGATCTTCACCAACGTTTGCATATCGACCGCTGTCCTGCACGCGCTACAAGGTAACGTTTTGGTTGCCTCTGTGGCAATTGCTACTGCAGGGTATCTTTCACTATATCCGCTACTACTGGTGTTCCCATTGTTTGCTATATTCGAAACAAGAAGCTCCCGAGTGAAAGCTGCCGCTATCACTAGTTTTACTGTCGCAGTATTACTCACACTGAGCTACACTGCGTGCGGCAATAACTGGGCTTTCCTTGATGCCACTTATGGGTCATTAGTCAGATTCGACAAGCTCTTCCCAAACCTGGGACTATGGTGGTATTTTTTCGCCGAAATGTTCGATGCATACGTACCGTTCTTCAAAGCGGTATTCAACATCGTTGTTGTTTCATTCATTGCTCCGCTCACAGTCCGCTTCTACAGACAACCCTGCTACGCATTTGTTCTGTGCGTCGGGTGGATCACACTCACTAAACCGTACCCAACTCTGGGCGATGCAGGCTTTTTGCTCGGTTTCCTGCCGCTGTTCCACCCGTTATTCGGATACCTGCGCTACTCGGCACTCTCGTGCTTACTGTTCCTACACGCTGTAGTCCTCTCACCGATCTTTTACCACTTGTGGGTTGACCTTGGTTCCGGAAACAGCAATTTCTTTTACGCGATCACCCTAGTCTACGCACTCGCAATAGCCTCAATCGTCGCAGACCTATGCTGGGCTATGCTAAGATTCGAATATGACCACGGAAAGCCCAACTACCAACTCAAAGTGACTCAAATATAG
- the SEC23 gene encoding GTPase-activating protein SEC23 (similar to Saccharomyces cerevisiae SEC23 (YPR181C); ancestral locus Anc_7.537) — MDFETNEDINGVRFSWNVFPSTRTDANKNVVPVGCLYTPLKEYDELQVAPYNPVVCAGPQCKGILNPYCAIDPRNNSWTCPICNSRNHLPAQYANMTQENMPIELQHATVEYITNRPVQIPPIFFFVVDITAEQENLDALKESIVTSLSLLPPNAYVGLITYGNVVQLHDLSSQVIDRCNVFRGDREYQLEQLVEMLTGQKPTNSMGAMPNAKITPFSLNRFFLPLEQVEFKLNQLLENLTPDQWTVHAGHRPLRATGSALNIASLLLQGCYKNVAARIILFASGPCTVSPGLIVSSELKDPLRSHHDIDSDRASHYKKASKYYNQLAERVALNGHTVDVFAGCYDQIGMSEMKQLTDSTGGILLLTDAFSTAIFKQSYMRLFSKDEEGYLKMAFNGNMSVKTSKELKLQGLIGHASAVKKSDGNNISDSEIGIGGTSTWKMSALSPNHTYAVFFEIANTAATTPVVADRPRLAYTQFITNYQHSSGTNRVRVTTVANQLLPFGAPAIAASFDQEAAAVLMARIAVYKAESDDGADVIRWIDRTLIKLCQKYADYNKDDPSSFRLAPNFSLYPQFTYYLRRSQFLSVFNNSPDETAFYRHIFTREDTTNSLIMIQPTLTSFSMEDDPQPVLLDSVSVKPNTILLLDTFFFILIYHGEQIAQWRKAGYQDDPQYAAFKSLLEEPKLEAAELLVDRFPLPRFIDTEAGGSQARFLLSKLNPSDSYQDATHGGSTIVLTDDVSLQNFMTHLQQVAVSGQT; from the coding sequence ATGGATTTTGAGACTAACGAAGACATCAACGGGGTACGCTTCTCGTGGAACGTGTTTCCTTCGACTAGAACCGACGCCAATAAGAACGTTGTGCCCGTCGGTTGTCTGTACACACCGTTGAAGGAGTATGATGAGTTACAAGTGGCTCCCTATAACCCTGTGGTGTGTGCGGGTCCTCAATGTAAGGGTATCTTGAACCCTTACTGTGCCATTGATCCCAGAAACAACTCGTGGACTTGTCCGATCTGTAACTCTAGAAACCATCTGCCAGCGCAGTATGCCAATATGACTCAGGAAAATATGCCAATTGAATTGCAACACGCTACAGTCGAGTATATTACCAATAGACCAGTGCAAATTCCTccgatcttcttcttcgtgGTCGATATCACGGCAGAACAAGAGAACTtggatgctttgaaggaatCTATTGTCACTTCTCTTTCCCTACTTCCTCCAAATGCGTACGTTGGGTTGATTACTTACGGGAATGTGGTCCAATTGCATGATCTGTCGAGCCAGGTCATTGATAGATGTAATGTGTTTCGTGGTGACAGGGAATACCAGCTGGAGCAACTGGTCGAGATGTTGACTGGTCAGAAACCTACCAACTCGATGGGTGCCATGCCAAATGCTAAGATCACTCCATTCTCTTTAAACAGGTTCTTCCTACCGTTGGAGCAAGTAGAGTTTaaattgaaccaattgttGGAAAACTTGACACCAGATCAATGGACCGTCCATGCTGGCCATAGACCACTAAGAGCTACAGGTTCGGCTTTGAATATCGCATCCTTGTTGCTTCAAGGTTGTTACAAGAATGTTGCTGCAAGAATTATTCTCTTTGCATCTGGTCCATGTACTGTGTCTCCAGGTTTGATCGTTTCCAGTGAACTGAAGGATCCACTAAGGTCCCATCACGATATCGATTCCGATCGTGCCAGTCATTATAAGAAAGCTTCCAAATATTATAATCAACTTGCAGAGAGGGTAGCACTAAATGGTCACACTGTGGATGTCTTTGCTGGTTGTTACGATCAAATCGGTATGTCTGAAATGAAGCAACTGACCGATTCCACTGGTGGAATTTTATTGTTGACTGATGCATTCTCAACTGCGATCTTTAAGCAATCTTACATGAGACTATTCTCCaaggacgaagaaggttatttgaagatggcCTTCAATGGTAACATGTCCGTCAAGACCAGTAAAGAACTGAAACTTCAAGGCCTTATCGGTCATGCTTCTGCAGTCAAGAAGAGTGATGGGAACAATATTAGCGATTCTGAGATCGGTATTGGTGGAACTTCTACTTGGAAAATGTCAGCGCTTTCACCAAACCATACTTATGCAGTTTTCTTCGAGATAGCTAATACCGCTGCAACGACTCCCGTTGTTGCCGACAGACCTCGTTTGGCTTACACTCAATTCATTACCAATTACCAACATTCATCGGGTACAAACCGTGTAAGAGTTACCACTGTGGCAAACCAATTGTTACCGTTTGGCGCACCAGCAATCGCTGCCTCTTTCGATCAAGAGGCCGCTGCTGTGCTGATGGCCCGGATAGCTGTTTATAAGGCTGAGTCGGACGATGGAGCTGATGTTATCAGATGGATTGATAGAACTCTGATCAAACTGTGTCAAAAATATGCCGACTACAACAAGGACGATCCTTCTTCGTTCAGATTGGCACCAAACTTTTCCCTGTATCCACAATTTACCTATTACTTGAGAAGATCTCAATTTTTGAGTGTTTTCAACAACTCCCCCGATGAAACCGCATTCTACAGACATATTTTCACTAGGGAAGATACAACTAACTCTTTGATCATGATCCAGCCAACTCTGACATCCTTTTCCATGGAAGATGACCCACAACCAGTCCTACTTGACTCTGTCTCTGTTAAGCCAAACACCATTTTACTATTGGATACGTTCTTTTTCATCTTGATATACCACGGTGAACAAATAGCTCAATGGAGAAAAGCAGGCTATCAGGATGATCCTCAGTATGCAGCCTTTAAATCCTTGTTGGAAGAACCTAAATTGGAAGCTGCTGAACTGTTGGTCGACAGATTTCCATTGCCAAGATTCATCGATACAGAAGCTGGTGGGTCTCAAGCCAGATTTTTACTGTCTAAGCTGAATCCATCTGACAGCTATCAAGATGCCACCCACGGCGGCTCTACCATCGTCTTGACAGATGATGTTTCATTGCAAAACTTCATGACGCATTTGCAACAGGTGGCAGTAAGTGGTCAAACATGA
- the AOS1 gene encoding E1 ubiquitin-activating protein AOS1 (similar to Saccharomyces cerevisiae AOS1 (YPR180W); ancestral locus Anc_7.536) yields the protein MSISTNGQKLTEDEIALYDRQIRLWGMAAQARMRSARVLLINLSSIGTEICKNIVLSGFGSLTILDSHKATEEDLSSQFFLSKDNVGSYRLDAAKDRILEMNPRVNIVFDIDEFSSKQPNYFSNFDLVIGTELKCDEMARLNEITRKYNIPLYIAGSNGLFAYIFVDLIQFDAKEKKVKSFKPTEVGKVSPNTEIIDVEVQVDEEEASKIYEVITTRNYYKTFGDMLKTATLQGKLNRRQMKRLSSAVPLTIALFSEKPLNNSEDLKCEALSACRQLQVPETVLNDQYVEQFFNQVGVEFTPVAAVIGGAVAQDVINILGKRQSPLNNLVIFDGITLDMPIYEF from the coding sequence ATGTCAATCAGTACCAATGGCCAGAAACTGactgaagatgagattGCGTTGTATGACAGACAGATACGGCTTTGGGGCATGGCTGCACAGGCGCGAATGAGATCCGCAAGGGTCCTGCTGATAAATCTGAGTTCCATCGGTACTGAAATTTGCAAGAACATCGTTCTTAGTGGGTTTGGATCCCTGACCATTTTAGATAGCCATAAGGcgactgaagaagatctttcatCTCAATTCTTTTTAAGTAAAGACAATGTTGGATCTTACAGGCTTGATGCCGCCAAAGATCGAATTTTAGAGATGAATCCCAGAGTTAATATTGtatttgatattgatgagTTTAGTTCAAAACAGCCAAATTACTTTAGTAACTTTGATTTAGTCATCGGGACTGAGTTGAAGTGCGATGAGATGGCCCGATTAAATGAAATAACAAGGAAATATAATATCCCGCTATATATTGCTGGTTCTAATGGGTTATTTGCATACATTTTCGTTGATCTAATTCAGTTCGATGcaaaggaaaagaaagtCAAGAGCTTCAAACCCACAGAAGTTGGTAAGGTTTCTCCTAACACCGAAATAATTGATGTTGAAGTTCAAgtagatgaagaggaagccAGTAAAATCTATGAGGTCATCACTACTAGAAATTACTACAAAACGTTCGGCGACATGCTCAAAACAGCCACTTTACAAGGAAAACTGAATCGCCGCCAGATGAAGAGGCTTTCTAGCGCTGTACCGCTGACGATAGCATTGTTCTCAGAAAAACCTTTAAATAATTCTGAGGATCTAAAGTGTGAAGCGCTATCTGCGTGTCGACAGTTGCAAGTACCCGAGACAGTTTTGAATGACCAATACGTTGAACAGTTTTTCAATCAGGTTGGCGTCGAATTTACCCCGGTGGCAGCTGTAATAGGCGGGGCAGTTGCACAGGATGTGATAAATATTCTTGGAAAAAGGCAATCTCCATTAAACAATctcgtcatcttcgatGGTATAACTCTTGACATGCCTATATATGAGTTTTGA